The window CGGCGTAGGCACCGCCGCTGGACGCGCCGCTGCCGGCGACGAGCCCGGCGATGAAGGTCCCGTGGCCGTAGCCGTCCCCGGCACCCTCACCCGTGACGTCGACGTGGCTCAGCCGGCCGGCGAGGTCAGGGTGGTCGGCGACGCCGGTGTCGACGACGGCGACGGTGACGCCCTCGCCCTCGCCCTCGCTCCCGGTGCCCTCGAGGCCGAGGGTCTGGCGGACGGTGGAGACGGGGTCGGTCGACGCGGTCCCGGCGAGGGTGAGCGCGCGGTCCGGCACGACGAGGTACGCCGGGGCCAGGACCCCGCCTGCGGGCAGCTCGGCCGAGACACCGCCCACGAGCGGCAGCCGGTCGAGCACCCGGCCGCCGGCCGCGACGACCGCACGGGCGACCGTGGAGACGCTCTCCGTCGCGCTGGTGACGACGACGCGCGCCAGCGGGGCCGCGTCGGTCGTGCTCCCGGCCACGGGTGGCGCCAAGGGCAGGGCCATGGCGCCAGCGAGCGCCACGGCGAGCAGGGCGCTGCGGGGTGAGCGCTCGCTCGTGCGGGTGGTCGGGGTCATGTGACGTCCTGTCTGAGAGGTCTGCCCTAGAGGTGTCGGGATCCCGCAGCACCGATGTCGCCACACGAACGGGTGATTCGGTTCCGCGGCCCTCCACGCCCTCCACACCGCGCCGACGCGCTACCCGGCCGCCGCGGCCCCGCCCTCGCCGCAGCCCCTGCCGGTGATCATCAGGACATCTGCACGGGACGCGTCGGCGAGTCGCGTGCAGGCCGCCTGTCGATCATGCAGATCGGGCGTCAGGGCGGCTGCTGCGCCTGTGACAAGGCTCTCAGCATGATCCGCACGCGGGCCGCTGACCTGCAAGAACGTGGACGGACTGCTTGCAGACCGCTTGCTGCGCGCGTCACAACTGCTAGCCAGAGCAAGCACGGCGACCTAGCGTGGTGATCACGAACGTGCCGCGGGTAGGCCCCGTGCACGCAGACACCCCGGAGGTGAGGTCCCCCGTCCGTCCGTCGCCCGCGCCGCCCAGCACCTGCGGCCGAGCCGTCGAGAGCCCCCACCGGGCACCTCGGCGCCGTACGGACCCTGGCCGGCCCGCGACCCGCGGTGCGGCAGGAGCACTGCCCCAGGGCGGAGCCGGACAGCGACCACTCGCATGACGAACCGCAGGCCCAGCAGCACGCCCCGTCCCGCCGCCAGCCGTCCTCGCGCCAGCCACCCCGCCGGTCGTGTGGCCCGCCGCCTCGTCGGTCGCCTCCCGGCCCACACCCTTCCCGTGGTCGCGACGACGGCGGCCACCGCGCTCATCGCGGCTCTGGGGACCTCGCTGGTCCCGAGCGGTGCCGCCAGCGCCGAGCAGAGCGTCGAGGACGCCAGCGTCAGCGCGTTGTCCGAGCTGCCGCCGCGCGTCGTCGCGGCGCCCGCCGCGACCCCGCAGCGCGCCTCCCGAGGCGCCGCTCGCACGCCACCGCGCGCCACCAAGCTGGTCTGGCGCAGCGTTGCCGTCGGTCCCGCGTTCCGCGGCGAGGCGAGCTGGTACGGCCCGGGCTTCCAGGGGCGCACCACCGCCAACGGTGAGCGCTACGACATGTACGCCATGACCGCAGCCCACAAGACGCTGCCCTTCGGCACCCGGCTGAAGGTCTGCCGTGGCGAGCGCTGCGTCGTCGTGCGCATCAACGACCGTGGCCCGTACGCCGGGGGCCGGGTGCTCGACCTGTCGAAGGCCGCGGCTCAGCAGCTCGGCTACTCCGGCACCGCGTGGGTCTCGGCGACCCCGGTGCGTCAGAAGCAGGTCCGCGTCCCGGCCTGACCGGCCGGCCCACGGCAGTCCGTCGTACTGCTCGACGCGACTGCTCGAACGACCCTGCTGCGTCACGGAGCCCCCGGGCTCCGAGACTGGTCGCCTTCCCCTTGCGACCGGTCCCGGAGCACCGGGGGCTCCGTGCTGCGAGACGCTAGGCGTGCTGTCGTTCGGTCGTCAACGGCCCCTCACCCCACCCTGTGGACAGTGCTGGGGACGGGGTGTGGGTCGGAAGGCGTGTCTCTGTGGACAGTCCCGGTCCACCCCTGGGGACGGCCATGTGGACAACGCATGCCTGATACCCCTGACCTGCAGGAACGCCGTCCACTGCCTGTGGACAGAAGAAAGTTCGACCCGGTAGCGGCACAGGCCCGTCTCGCTGCCCTCGCTGCCCGGGTGCGACGCGTGTCCACCGTCACGCAACGGTGCTGGACCGGGCGTCGGGCGGCACCTACCGTGCGTCTCGTGCCCCCCGTGCGCGTCACCCGGCCCGACGGTGTCGAGGTCGTGCGCAGCGCCCGGCGCAGGGCCACGGTGAGCGCCTACCGGCAGGACGGGCGGACCGTCGTGCTGCTGCCCGCGCGGATGTCGAAGGCCGACGAGGACCGCTGGGTCACCGAGATGGTCGACCGGCTGGCGCGCCAGGACGCCCGCCGACGCCCGGACGACGCGGGTCTCGCCGCCCGGGCGGAGCGGCTGTCGCACCGCTACCTCGACGGGCGGGCGCGGCCGGTGAGCGTCACGTGGAGCGAGCGGCAGGGCGGTCGGTGGGGTTCCTGCACGCCGGCCGACGGCACGATCCGGCTGTCGACCCGGCTGCGCGGGATGCCGGACTGGGTCGTGGACTACGTGCTCGTCCACGAGCTCGTGCACCTGCTCGAGCCGGGGCACGACGCGCCGTTCTGGGAGCTCGTCGCCCGCTACCCGAGAGCCGAGCGCGCCCGTGGCTACCTCGAGGGCGTCGCCGCGACCGCCGGGCTGGACCTCTCCGGCACCTGAGCCCGGCAGCGCGGCCGCGCCTGCCCGACGACACGTTGACGACCCGTCGCGCTGACGCCGGAGTCAGGTCCCGTCGGCGTCGGGGTCGCTGTCCGGGTCGGCGGCGTCACTGTCCGGGTCGCCGTCGGCGAGGTCGCGCAGGGCGGCATCCCAGTCGGTGCCGGACTCGTCGGGAGTGGCGCCCGTGCGGTCGAGGAAGCCGAGCACGTCCTCGA is drawn from Mycobacteriales bacterium and contains these coding sequences:
- a CDS encoding septal ring lytic transglycosylase RlpA family protein; protein product: MVATTAATALIAALGTSLVPSGAASAEQSVEDASVSALSELPPRVVAAPAATPQRASRGAARTPPRATKLVWRSVAVGPAFRGEASWYGPGFQGRTTANGERYDMYAMTAAHKTLPFGTRLKVCRGERCVVVRINDRGPYAGGRVLDLSKAAAQQLGYSGTAWVSATPVRQKQVRVPA
- a CDS encoding M48 family metallopeptidase, which translates into the protein MPPVRVTRPDGVEVVRSARRRATVSAYRQDGRTVVLLPARMSKADEDRWVTEMVDRLARQDARRRPDDAGLAARAERLSHRYLDGRARPVSVTWSERQGGRWGSCTPADGTIRLSTRLRGMPDWVVDYVLVHELVHLLEPGHDAPFWELVARYPRAERARGYLEGVAATAGLDLSGT